In the genome of Curtobacterium sp. MCLR17_036, the window ACGTCGGTGGTCCGTCCGGCACCCGCCCGGTCGAGGGCTGCCAGCAGCGAGCCGGCGTGGGCGTCGGCCGCAGCGGCGTGCTCGTCGTCGTGGTCGGCCTCGGTCCAGCGCTCGCGGCCCCGCTCCGGGAACCGCACCAGGTCGCTGCCGGTGGCGAGCGCGAGGATCGCCGGCACCCCGACCTCGAGCGCGGCGAACGCGCCGACGGTGAGGGCGTGCGGACCGACGCCGGCCAGCCGGCCGGGGCCGAGGGACCCCGACGACAGCCAGGCGACGAGGCCGGTCGCGACGCCGGCGACGAGCCCCGTGACGACGCCGCCCAGGGCACGGTGCAGCGCCGAGTCGGCGGCGCCGAGGGCCCGGACGAGCCGCGGCCGCATCGCCCCGCCGACGGCGAACCCGGCGACGACGGGCACGAGCACCCAGACCAGCCCGAAGGTGTGGCCGGAGGTCGGCAGCGCGCCGAACACCGGCAGCCCCGGGATCGGCCCGAGCGTCGTCGCGATCGGCGAGACGCTCGACCCCGTGCCGATGGCGAAGCCCGGTCCGACGAGCCACGACGTGGCCCAACCGACCAGGTCCGGCAGGAAGGCGAGCTGTCCGACCGTGATGGCCACGCCGCCGACGACGCCGGCGTGGGACTGCTCGTACAGGGTGATGACCTCGGCGAACGAGGTGAACAGCAGCAGGCCGACGACGAGCCCGGCGACCGCGACGACGACCGCGGTGGCGGCGGTGCCCGCGCGCAGTCCGAAGCCGATCACGGCGCGCCACACGGCGGGGACCCGGTCGAGCAGGTCGAGCAGCCGCTGGGTACCGGCGTCGGCGGGCAGCCCGCGTCGGCGGCGACAGACCTCGGAGGTCCAGAGCGCCGGGATGCCGAACCAGAGCGCCGGCAGCACCACCGCCTGCCAGAGCGTCGGGCGGGTGGCCGCCGAGGTCGAGGTCGCCGCGACGGCGAGGCCGAGCAGGGCGACGGCGGCGGTGCCGACGAGCAGCCCGGTGGTGCGGTGCTCGGTCTCCGCGAAGCGCCGTCCGGCGCGGCCGCCGAGCCACGCGGTGACGACCGCGAAGCCGAGCGCGGCGATCGTCACGTGGACGGGGTCGCCGGCGCCGGGGATCCCGGTGCTCTTCGCAGCGGCGGCACCGAGCAGGAACGT includes:
- a CDS encoding DUF6350 family protein; protein product: MNRLGTALLAAIEAVVTVGVGVGIALVPLTLLWGFEYGLQVDWDVFWKATGSVWLVGHGVDVTFLLGAAAAKSTGIPGAGDPVHVTIAALGFAVVTAWLGGRAGRRFAETEHRTTGLLVGTAAVALLGLAVAATSTSAATRPTLWQAVVLPALWFGIPALWTSEVCRRRRGLPADAGTQRLLDLLDRVPAVWRAVIGFGLRAGTAATAVVVAVAGLVVGLLLFTSFAEVITLYEQSHAGVVGGVAITVGQLAFLPDLVGWATSWLVGPGFAIGTGSSVSPIATTLGPIPGLPVFGALPTSGHTFGLVWVLVPVVAGFAVGGAMRPRLVRALGAADSALHRALGGVVTGLVAGVATGLVAWLSSGSLGPGRLAGVGPHALTVGAFAALEVGVPAILALATGSDLVRFPERGRERWTEADHDDEHAAAADAHAGSLLAALDRAGAGRTTDVHRFVVEESHDGATVAAADRAGAALPTEPVSDERVARDTDHDVELPAWAATDTVAADRVTEAPSDGRRNGGGAGLAGLRDRLSDAAGSVRQRAGGLRGRAAGLRDRVAGQRSDAGHAAAERPAATPERDRTDAQPAFPWSTEEFVAGRDDVDDAEPAVEVHGDRPGRGAQSATDPTRLADTARPTAWDATDQIPEDELPWWRQPKGDR